From the genome of Candidatus Wallbacteria bacterium, one region includes:
- a CDS encoding MFS transporter gives MNSEELKLIQAGRRKFAAMASTYFLGVFNDNFFKQAALLMAISAGLIDFQGYATVIFTLPFLIFASYAGWLSDRFSKRSVMIGSKVLELIAMLAGAAGICTGSWVLIFTMLGIMGIQAAVFSPALNGSIPELYPAWYVIKANAIVKMISTTAIFGGIAMAGLVLSRRGAEVSSIPWGQFLVALSVVSVSILGLIVSFGAPSRPAAAPEKKFPRSGPLETFRTIQEIQKDPLLNIAVMSNMFLWFCGSMMTMIVNPLGLKQYCAGEAVTSFMNVVFLTGIAAGGFISSRLAVGERWYRVLSPAALIMSVMMGLMVLVPHLPVGHDLQVMAIFINLAGIGLCGGVFLIPLESFVQVRPAADRKGSVISAANFSVFSGILVSGLVANFLNAWLLPTQSFAVMSIMSLSVSIWQYFVLNKGRLK, from the coding sequence ATGAACAGCGAAGAGCTTAAGCTGATTCAGGCAGGACGCAGAAAATTTGCGGCAATGGCTTCCACCTATTTTCTAGGAGTGTTCAACGATAATTTTTTCAAACAGGCAGCGCTGCTGATGGCGATTTCCGCCGGACTGATTGATTTTCAGGGTTATGCCACAGTTATTTTCACTCTGCCTTTTCTGATATTTGCGTCCTATGCAGGCTGGCTGTCAGACAGGTTTTCCAAAAGGTCTGTGATGATAGGCTCCAAAGTGCTTGAACTGATCGCAATGCTTGCAGGTGCTGCAGGAATCTGTACTGGAAGCTGGGTGCTGATTTTCACAATGCTTGGGATTATGGGGATTCAGGCTGCTGTTTTCAGCCCTGCGCTTAACGGATCCATTCCTGAACTATATCCTGCCTGGTATGTGATAAAAGCCAATGCCATCGTGAAGATGATCAGCACCACTGCAATTTTCGGAGGCATCGCCATGGCCGGGCTTGTTCTGAGCCGCAGGGGTGCGGAAGTGAGTTCGATTCCATGGGGACAGTTTCTGGTAGCGCTTTCGGTGGTGTCAGTGTCGATTCTGGGGTTGATTGTCAGCTTCGGTGCTCCCAGCCGGCCAGCTGCGGCACCCGAGAAAAAATTCCCGCGCAGCGGACCGCTGGAAACTTTTCGGACGATTCAGGAAATACAGAAAGACCCTTTGCTCAACATCGCGGTCATGTCCAACATGTTCCTCTGGTTTTGCGGCTCGATGATGACAATGATCGTCAATCCTCTCGGTTTGAAGCAGTATTGCGCCGGAGAAGCAGTCACCAGCTTCATGAATGTGGTTTTCCTGACAGGAATCGCAGCCGGGGGATTCATCAGCAGCCGCCTGGCGGTTGGAGAGCGCTGGTACAGGGTTCTCTCGCCGGCTGCACTGATCATGTCTGTAATGATGGGTTTGATGGTGCTGGTTCCGCACCTGCCGGTCGGCCATGATCTTCAGGTGATGGCGATTTTTATCAATCTGGCCGGTATCGGACTGTGCGGAGGGGTTTTCCTGATCCCCCTGGAAAGCTTTGTCCAGGTGCGTCCGGCTGCGGACAGAAAAGGCTCAGTGATTTCTGCCGCGAATTTCTCGGTTTTTTCTGGCATTCTTGTTTCAGGTCTGGTGGCAAATTTTCTTAACGCATGGCTGCTGCCGACCCAGAGCTTTGCCGTAATGAGCATAATGTCGCTTTCCGTTTCCATCTGGCAGTACTTTGTTCTGAACAAGGGGAGGTTGAAATGA
- a CDS encoding CPBP family glutamic-type intramembrane protease — protein sequence MGKKTKAALLFFCLYPAIVDFLAINLSFQPFATYGIGKLIMIAIPLIVWYRSGVSLRVLRLRIGLARISVVKGLLTGTLMSALIYLAYNLFFKSMVNPGPIIDRLYALDLTDHYITTAFFLSFSNSLMEEYYWRGFILDQMKKMISGVVPLCILNGIFFSIHHFAALLPMFRLNLTLAFAAATGVAAAVWSWQRLAGQSLLDCYVSHVLADLAIFYVGWEVIQ from the coding sequence ATGGGAAAAAAAACTAAAGCTGCACTTTTGTTTTTCTGTCTTTATCCGGCAATAGTAGATTTTCTGGCGATCAATCTTTCATTTCAACCGTTTGCGACATATGGAATTGGTAAATTGATCATGATTGCAATTCCATTGATTGTCTGGTACAGATCCGGGGTTTCCTTGAGAGTGCTGCGCTTAAGAATTGGTCTAGCCAGAATTTCTGTTGTCAAGGGACTCCTAACCGGGACTTTGATGTCAGCTTTGATTTATCTTGCATACAATCTTTTTTTCAAGTCAATGGTCAATCCAGGGCCGATCATTGACAGATTGTATGCATTGGATCTAACGGATCATTATATTACAACTGCTTTTTTCCTTTCCTTTTCCAACAGTCTGATGGAAGAATATTACTGGAGGGGTTTTATTCTGGATCAGATGAAAAAAATGATTTCAGGAGTCGTTCCGCTTTGCATCTTGAACGGAATATTTTTCAGCATCCACCATTTTGCGGCTCTGCTCCCGATGTTCAGATTGAATCTGACACTTGCATTTGCTGCTGCAACCGGCGTTGCAGCAGCTGTCTGGAGCTGGCAGAGACTTGCAGGGCAATCCCTGCTGGATTGCTATGTCAGTCACGTACTGGCTGATCTTGCGATCTTTTATGTCGGCTGGGAGGTGATTCAATGA
- a CDS encoding DUF5050 domain-containing protein — MKLIQLVLAVLMIMNCSIVSAHDIVFLPGQGVLPTPTPHPTPTPTPTPTPTPTPTPTPTPTPTPTPTPSTELKIIFSSYRGDYTGIYMMGANGSDQKRITPVNAPTFSHAVSPVGNKFAFVTDYIDNQRELYVMGTDGSGRKKVTDDKISEMHISYSADGSSLVYSLLNGTGSGLLDKAYDIVTVKIDGTGWKNITNTPDSEDYASFVPDGTKVIFEVTDSTKATNIGIVKADGTGYTKLTTDGVSYSPSISGDGTKVVFSSSREADLQSIYIGDASGTKPKKIASVKEKNCLRPKISADGAKVYFLVETVSGMQKTYDIGMVGSDGSSQTLITTKSDVTDFDVAPDGVSVVYASQHEGNLQIYVINSQAGGPTKLTTNDGADAEPRWITYKNSKALIKMRVIAAGQYPAEAQSLDCTDADDFIDILKSQNYNLEADIRDKEILKSSFEPPSLIDIMMYTGRGSADMATFQNGTFSYRDFKCNNVRHLLLSCSESLTNHWVNTQRNNSRLLTILGYRMASFDKPADNGIIKIFCTGINGKSTDDAQAFFDAWKLANCSYDQETARCWSGIINNSYYMSQSKFDLVDMGDPGNSMFSREDNMESSKISSAGFKAHPLEVPVPLKENLSYAFTVEKAVDEEFPVIMANPIEIQRQLDLNSFLNSGYDCEISPSGGLRIFRTPSNLNTSKGFREAYNATVTFIDSYLGGLPPDAELKEIVPIVRTSSGTDVSINYFLSFGRVVDGKELSGFSGDCLNFLVDRFGIASCTVLWRQLEQSPPQKDLRLLDPIEALTRAASQISSLIKTGGNLTFINFTVGYYSPSFLKSGPVQCRPCYHFITRDGSRIHVDACNGNLFND, encoded by the coding sequence ATGAAATTGATTCAATTGGTTTTAGCTGTTCTGATGATAATGAATTGTTCCATTGTTTCTGCTCATGATATAGTTTTTCTTCCTGGACAAGGTGTATTGCCTACGCCAACCCCGCATCCTACCCCGACGCCCACGCCAACTCCGACGCCTACGCCAACGCCGACCCCCACGCCGACTCCCACGCCCACGCCAACTCCGACCCCATCTACGGAATTAAAAATTATTTTCAGCAGTTACCGTGGAGACTATACCGGCATTTACATGATGGGTGCGAACGGCAGTGACCAGAAAAGGATCACACCAGTCAATGCCCCCACTTTCAGCCATGCAGTCTCACCGGTTGGAAACAAATTTGCCTTTGTGACAGATTATATTGACAATCAGCGCGAACTGTATGTGATGGGTACTGACGGGTCTGGCCGTAAAAAAGTCACTGACGACAAAATCTCTGAGATGCATATCAGTTATTCAGCAGACGGCAGCTCTCTGGTTTATTCTCTGTTAAATGGTACAGGCAGCGGGCTGTTGGACAAAGCCTACGACATAGTGACAGTGAAAATCGATGGCACAGGATGGAAAAACATTACCAATACTCCTGACAGTGAGGATTATGCTTCCTTTGTCCCTGATGGAACAAAAGTAATTTTCGAAGTCACAGACAGTACAAAAGCCACAAATATTGGAATAGTGAAAGCTGACGGCACTGGATATACCAAACTCACCACAGACGGAGTCAGCTATTCTCCCTCGATTTCCGGGGACGGCACCAAGGTCGTATTCAGTTCCAGCCGCGAAGCGGACCTGCAAAGCATTTACATTGGAGATGCCAGCGGGACCAAACCCAAGAAAATCGCCTCTGTAAAAGAGAAAAACTGCCTGCGTCCGAAGATTTCCGCTGATGGAGCAAAAGTGTATTTTCTGGTGGAAACCGTTTCCGGGATGCAGAAAACTTACGATATAGGAATGGTAGGTTCAGACGGCAGCTCGCAGACATTGATCACGACAAAATCCGATGTTACTGATTTCGACGTTGCACCAGACGGCGTCAGTGTGGTCTATGCTTCCCAGCATGAGGGGAACCTTCAGATTTATGTGATCAACTCCCAGGCTGGAGGGCCTACCAAGCTGACCACCAATGACGGAGCCGATGCAGAACCCAGGTGGATCACCTACAAAAATTCCAAAGCGCTGATAAAAATGAGAGTGATTGCAGCCGGGCAGTATCCTGCAGAGGCTCAATCTCTCGACTGCACTGACGCGGACGATTTCATCGATATCCTGAAATCCCAGAATTATAACCTGGAAGCAGACATCAGGGACAAAGAGATCCTCAAATCCTCTTTTGAACCGCCATCTCTGATCGATATTATGATGTATACAGGTCGTGGCAGTGCTGATATGGCGACCTTCCAGAACGGCACTTTTTCTTATAGAGACTTCAAATGCAATAATGTCAGGCACTTGCTGCTCTCCTGCAGCGAATCGCTGACAAACCACTGGGTCAATACTCAAAGAAATAATTCCAGGCTGCTCACAATACTTGGATACCGCATGGCTTCATTCGACAAACCTGCAGATAACGGCATAATCAAAATCTTCTGCACTGGCATCAACGGCAAATCCACTGATGATGCCCAGGCTTTTTTTGATGCCTGGAAACTGGCCAACTGCTCCTATGATCAGGAAACGGCCAGGTGCTGGAGCGGAATCATTAACAATTCCTATTACATGAGCCAGAGCAAATTCGATTTAGTCGACATGGGTGACCCTGGTAACAGTATGTTTTCCAGAGAGGACAACATGGAATCTTCCAAAATTTCGTCGGCTGGATTTAAAGCACATCCGCTGGAAGTCCCAGTCCCTCTTAAAGAGAATCTCAGCTATGCTTTTACTGTGGAAAAGGCTGTTGACGAGGAATTTCCAGTGATAATGGCTAATCCGATCGAGATACAGCGCCAGCTTGACTTGAATTCTTTCTTGAACTCAGGCTATGATTGTGAAATTTCCCCATCAGGCGGTCTGCGGATTTTCCGGACCCCTTCAAACCTGAACACTTCCAAAGGCTTCAGGGAAGCGTATAACGCCACTGTAACTTTCATCGATTCCTATCTGGGCGGCCTCCCGCCTGACGCCGAACTTAAAGAGATCGTTCCTATTGTCCGTACCAGTTCAGGTACAGATGTATCCATCAATTACTTTCTCTCCTTCGGCAGAGTGGTCGACGGCAAGGAGTTGTCAGGATTCAGCGGAGATTGCCTGAATTTCCTTGTGGACCGGTTCGGAATTGCTTCGTGCACTGTCCTCTGGCGGCAGCTCGAACAGTCTCCACCACAAAAAGACCTTCGGCTCCTCGATCCCATAGAAGCTCTGACCAGGGCGGCTTCTCAGATCTCCTCACTGATCAAAACCGGGGGGAATCTCACTTTCATCAACTTCACTGTGGGATATTATTCACCGTCTTTCCTGAAATCA